In the genome of Delphinus delphis chromosome 15, mDelDel1.2, whole genome shotgun sequence, one region contains:
- the CHRNA4 gene encoding LOW QUALITY PROTEIN: neuronal acetylcholine receptor subunit alpha-4 (The sequence of the model RefSeq protein was modified relative to this genomic sequence to represent the inferred CDS: inserted 1 base in 1 codon): MKLTRPCGAPLLAPGDPGCASSLKAGVGGAGLGTGRGSVSRGPRTRPRRDFPDAHSDYRAPTRGSGTSPAAGGRRKLWPCAGRAQPPRPLSARGPXPPPILALLPAPSSSLSPPPPRLLEAGRSGRGRAAEPTAPRSRRGSRRRAPREKRPKQARRTELPARRWGHEVGLARSSEQGRGGAGSRPHLEPARCAMELGGPGAPPPQLLPPLLLLLLGAGLLPVSSHVETRAHAEERLLKKLFSGYNKWSRPVANISDVVLVHFGLSIAQLIDVDEKNQMMTTNVWVKQEWHDYKLRWDPADYENVTSIRIPSELIWRPDIVLYNNADGDFAVTHLTKAHLFHDGRVQWTPPAIYKSSCSIDVTFFPFDQQNCTMKFGSWTYDKAKIDLVSMHSHVDQLGFWESGEWVIVDAVGTYNTRKYECCAEVYPDITYAFVIRRLPLFYTVNLIAPCLLVSCLAVLVFYLPSECGEKVTLCVSVLLSLTVFLLLITEITPSTSLVIPLIGEYLLFTMTFVTLSITITVFVLNVHHRSPRTHTMPAWVRRVFLDVVPRLLFMKRPSAVKDNCRRLVGSVHEAAGAPRFWPEPRGEPELRSRGPAPSPTPSCGPDRPACTSPSDQASALRPSEAEKAGPCPSPGPCRPPTGTRAPGLAKARSLSVQHVSGPSEVAEGGVRCRSQSIQYCAPQEEAASPADRPADGSPASLTTAPSAELLPPDQASPCKCKCRTEAEAPNAALKAPGAGTPPQPLSPALARAVEGVQYIADHLKAEDMDFSVKEDWKCVAMVIDRIFLWVFVLVCLLGTVGLFLPPWLAGMI, translated from the exons ATGAAGTTAACCAGACCGTGCGGGGCTCCCCTCCTGGCGCCCGGAGACCCTGGGTGCGCGTCCTCCCTCAAGGCAGGCGTTGGAGGCGCTGGGCTGGGGACGGGGAGAGGGTCAGTGTCTCGTGGTCCGCGAACCAGACCGCGCAGGGATTTCCCAGACGCACACAGTGACTACCGGGCCCCCACTCGTGGCTCGGGCACGTCCCCAGCCGCAGGAGGTCGAAGGAAACTTTGGCCCTGCGCGGGCAGAGCGCAGCCTCCGCGCCCCCTCTCGGCTCGCGGTC TTCCCCCTCCGATCCTCGCCCTCCTTCccgctccctcctcctctctctccccccctcctccTCGCCTGCTGGAGGCGGGCAGGTCCGGGCGGGGCCGCGCCGCTGAGCCCACAGCCCCGCGCTCCCGGCGCGGTAGCCGCCGCCGCGCCCCGCGGGAGAAGCGGCCGAAGCAGGCCCGGCGGACGGAGCTGCCCGCGCGGCGCTGGGGGCATGAAGTTGGGCTCGCGCGGAGCTCGGAGCAGGGGCGCGGCGGGGCTGGGAGCCGCCCGCATCTAGAGCCCGCTCGGTGCGCCATGGAGCTCGGGGGCCCGGGGGCGCCGCCGCCGCAGCTgctgccgccgctgctgctgctgctgctgggggccGGCCTCTTGCCTG TGAGCAGCCACGTGGAGACCCGGGCCCACGCGGAGGAGCGGCTGCTGAAGAAACTCTTCTCTGGCTACAACAAGTGGTCCCGGCCCGTGGCCAACATCTCGGATGTAGTTCTTGTCCACTTTGGCCTGTCTATCGCGCAGCTCATTGACGTG GATGAGAAGAACCAGATGATGACGACGAACGTGTGGGTGAAGCAG GAGTGGCACGACTATAAGCTGCGCTGGGACCCCGCTGACTACGAGAACGTGACCTCCATCCGCATCCCCTCTGAGCTCATCTGGCGACCGGACATCGTCCTGTACAACAA CGCGGACGGGGACTTTGCCGTCACCCACCTGACCAAGGCCCACCTCTTTCACGACGGGCGGGTGCAGTGGACACCGCCGGCCATCTACAAGAGCTCCTGCAGCATCGACGTCACCTTCTTCCCCTTCGACCAGCAGAACTGCACCATGAAGTTCGGGTCCTGGACCTACGACAAGGCCAAGATCGACCTGGTGAGCATGCATAGCCACGTGGACCAGCTGGGCTTCTGGGAGAGCGGCGAGTGGGTCATCGTGGACGCCGTGGGCACCTACAACACGCGCAAGTACGAGTGCTGCGCGGAGGTGTACCCGGACATCACGTACGCCTTCGTCATCCGGCGCCTGCCGCTCTTCTACACCGTCAACCTCATCGCGCCCTGCCTGCTCGTCTCCTGCCTCGCCGTGCTCGTCTTCTACCTGCCGTCCGAGTGCGGCGAGAAGGTCACACTGTGCGTCTCCGTGCTGCTCTCGCTCACCGTCTTCCTGCTGCTCATCACCGAGATCACCCCGTCCACCTCGCTGGTCATCCCGCTGATTGGCGAGTACCTGCTCTTCACCATGACCTTCGTCACGCTCTCCATCACCATCACCGTCTTCGTGCTCAACGTGCACCACCGCTCCCCGCGCACGCACACCATGCCCGCCTGGGTCCGCCGCGTCTTCCTGGACGTCGTGCCGCGTCTGCTCTTCATGAAGCGGCCGTCCGCGGTCAAGGACAACTGCCGGCGGCTCGTCGGGTCCGTGCACGAGGCGGCCGGAGCCCCGCGCTTCTGGCCGGAGCCCCGGGGGGAGCCCGAGCTCAGGAGTAGGGGCCCCGCCCCATCCCCGACCCCGTCCTGCGGCCCGGACCGGCCGGCCTGCACGTCGCCCTCAGACCAGGCCTCTGCTCTGCGGCCCTCAGAGGCTGAGAAGGCCGGCCCGTGCCCCTCGCCCGGGCCCTGCCGCCCCCCCACTGGCACCCGGGCCCCAGGGCTCGCCAAGGCCCGGTCCCTGAGCGTCCAGCACGTGTCCGGCCCCAGCGAAGTGGCAGAGGGCGGCGTGAGGTGCCGGTCCCAGAGCATCCAGTACTGCGCGCCCCAAGAGGAGGCCGCCTCCCCAGCCGACCGCCCGGCGGACGGCTCCCCTGCCTCGCTGACCACGGCCCCCTCGGCCGAGCTTCTGCCCCCAGACCAGGCCTCCCCCTGCAAGTGCAAGTGCAGGACGGAGGCGGAGGCACCAAATGCCGCGCTCAAGGCCCCCGGCGCCGGCACGCCACCCCAGCCCCTGTCGCCAGCTCTGGCGCGGGCGGTTGAGGGAGTCCAGTACATCGCAGACCACCTGAAGGCGGAAGACATGGACTTCTCG GTGAAGGAGGACTGGAAGTGCGTGGCCATGGTCATCGACCGCATCTTCCTCTGGGTGTTCGTTCTCGTCTGCCTGCTGGGGACGGTGGGCCTCTTCCTGCCG